A region of Theileria annulata chromosome 2, complete sequence, *** SEQUENCING IN PROGRESS *** DNA encodes the following proteins:
- a CDS encoding uncharacterized protein (The P. falciparum hypothetical protein mal13p1.81pf is longer at Nterm;~2 probable transmembrane helices predicted for TA11435 by TMHMM2.0 at aa 49-71 and 92-114), whose product MDSELTERKRSSRESKSENLSKTNSIQNFDEDEEEDEEAVKKRLFEQKIELPLLVFFLTFLFPPLGFIFFFINRRLSRESLRYRWFQRALTLGSALSVIYTLGICIALHHTILYKRPNDILGYGYE is encoded by the exons ATGGATTCAGAATTGACTGAAAGAAAACGTTCAAGCAGGGAATCCAAATCAGaaaatttatctaaaacCAATTCTATCCAGAATTTTGATGAAGATgaggaagaagatgaa gaaGCAGTTAAAAAACGTTTGTTCGAACAAAAAATTGAGCTGCCTCTTTTAGTATTTTTtctaacatttttatttcctCCTCTAG gttttatattttttttcaTCAACAGAAGACTAAGTAGGGAATCGCTTAGATATCGCTGGTTTCAAAGAGCACTTACTCTTGGCTCCGCTCTATCTGTTATCTATACGCTTGGTATTTGCATTGCTTTGCATCACACCATCCTTTATAAAAGACCCAACGACATACTAGGGTATGGATAcgaataa
- a CDS encoding uncharacterized protein (chr2.cand.54 - conserved hypothetical protein, kelch motif, Histidine kinase-like ATPases domain): MTDKSKSAPAKGETTPPKNSRPTLFNLLEVLANYSMTTPSQRQCIRDIVTEFLANKFEHSKVYSYIGAVVGHDRLHAVIKQLEADPDRSPLPDQDGLMKIESAFNLTRNYKTSGTNGDSTANKDEILRSIRRNLSKKCELTRSSSVKTASAGVLLQKACWLPIRRTLTAGPLYGHSLICIGNRAYILGGSNGRNQGFNLSKAHLINLLDFSSKQIMLSGEVPTHREGNSCNVAVLNQSHSVVLFGGFNGEVFFNDVYLLDLEKRRWSKRNPTGPLPTPRDEHSALIYPPRCDLKNTNTSTERVSSDTGASERGATERQTSANSSSETLNNSQMDPQEKDGQENVSSQRSVKSVKEGPVVYLFVFGGKTGLLNKFKCLNDMWAYNVIGNYWTMVETGESKPCPRFGVCALWADDETVCVFGGETSSPNGYVDRSERVLLDDLWMFHLNPLSTSKRLTPTNTQSSTTSLTETADDSQLDNTDKSDRNGEVKLSGVWVQDYYERNIGPRSHYSSIFIAQRCKEANTGAPRTVERLMFLTGGLTYPPGNKKVVVASDKLYFYFFSQKRWYSLKPNYPRNYIGEPFEPRQLHVACFFEKKNILFPGTKPSVPCIFFHGGFHKKQILSDSWVLSLTGEDLFFKNSLLSTETNNNPKMELRMYPPWYYRESHSPSLLWGMCSVQKWVFGALAHLVDNSLKDTVSSTNLSIKFEPSPKGEELMLSVQDDGNGLDYNSMNRLLKLFGRTYNSYNTSDDPDSRVGKEEYGLGFKLAYGRLGNSVAVMSRTHDSIGIGMLSLDLMCQCESREMAAPMCMWKLPSKELISRDGPCLIDQRHHQRLLMSYSPFNSAALLAEQINVLGVNPGTRLLFWQLRDDLDSLVLEDGTLLSSNHTHTFGNRHDQNEDETNNDHHEVGSVVYFKDQVMEGGVVMDSNNPSGTKPKPNGMTSPPPELVSEEPSNNVSDEQRNEVHENAVDGDMKVEEKPKEEKDAGYNEQEAGFIDKLEQLKSLMGYTGAWYEAFPLWKTAKYSIDYCLPVYLYWLHLHSSCTLSVQDVQLKPNPVHDHLFEGSKSVDLDDIDLPSRMEALAQLNQSTTDVDNDLDRNQNGENFKRVREPFSSAQEEEEAVNAKVTKFNNAVDVEQNSSQSDNNMDKLNQKKKEPQCLGTMAMQNAQNKEQHGKDMSVEECFLDMHNHLLGTNVLGEINSASGLSMDSYSCGKNTCGYCGVSPIGRSLSGGETLYSFLRAKLHKSVQLPFLFHPEDHAQGAFALIGFLNYPTNSMYHSSSSEFSFDKASNSSVSSNFGPLTSPVKKPLAPTSFVITEPPDPQQSAVPITSSPTKSRKGKGPRGKGASQLQPGSTPQTPLPKTTQVIYSGSMSSENLVQLSSSEMEAKKKESKYKTGHPMFLGVGAGPQHYSSERSSSNMFLGNQMPRMQPEDRVCEAGVLLYYKGRLIRRLEGNFPAAMDELESAKLPPKASLFRGNMYRFALTAIINVPNWLVPSITKQEFIHENNRVFLTFKAKLIRLLSEYCKVCMDEHKRHSWYLEKLKQIVDYDMANQTTLNNYMNRQDEVEGLDDEVVPSWKLANTESSQEITTREESLNEEVAVPNDDEVNMSSKNLNLNHLSAVTT, encoded by the coding sequence ATGACTGATAAGAGTAAATCAGCACCCGCAAAGGGAGAAACAACACCTCCCAAAAACTCTCGACCGACGCTCTTCAATTTGCTCGAGGTCCTGGCAAACTACTCAATGACAACACCGTCACAAAGACAATGCATCAGAGATATAGTGACGGAGTTCTTGGCCAATAAGTTCGAACACTCAAAGGTGTATTCATACATAGGAGCAGTAGTAGGACATGATAGATTACACGCAGTAATCAAGCAACTGGAAGCTGACCCAGATCGATCACCATTGCCGGATCAAGATGGATTGATGAAGATAGAGTCAGCATTTAATTTGACGAGGAATTATAAGACGTCAGGAACAAATGGAGATTCAACAGCAAATAAAGATGAAATCTTAAGATCAATTCGAAGAAACCTGAGTAAAAAGTGCGAGTTAACGAGGTCGTCGAGTGTTAAAACAGCATCAGCTGGAGTTTTGTTACAGAAAGCATGCTGGCTGCCAATTAGAAGAACACTAACAGCGGGTCCACTTTACGGCCACAGCCTGATTTGTATAGGGAATAGAGCATATATACTGGGAGGAAGTAATGGAAGGAACCAAGGGTTTAACCTTTCAAAAGCACACCTGATAAACCTGCTTGACTTCAGTAGTAAGCAGATCATGTTAAGCGGAGAAGTACCAACACACAGGGAGGGAAACTCGTGCAATGTAGCAGTGCTCAACCAGTCCCATTCGGTGGTTTTGTTTGGAGGTTTCAATGGAGAGGTTTTCTTCAATGACGTGTACCTGTTGGACCTAGAAAAGCGCAGATGGAGTAAGAGAAATCCCACAGGACCACTCCCAACACCAAGAGACGAACATTCAGCGCTGATATATCCACCAAGGTgtgatttaaaaaacacaAACACATCAACGGAAAGAGTTTCGTCAGATACAGGTGCAAGTGAAAGAGGCGCGACTGAACGACAAACTTCGGCAAATTCCTCATCAGAGACCCTTAACAACAGTCAGATGGACCCCCAGGAAAAGGATGGCCAGGAAAACGTCTCTAGTCAGAGGAGCGTTAAGAGTGTAAAGGAAGGACCTGTAGTATACCTGTTTGTGTTTGGAGGAAAAACCGGACTACTGAACAAGTTCAAGTGTTTAAATGATATGTGGGCTTATAACGTTATCGGTAATTACTGGACGATGGTTGAAACAGGAGAAAGTAAACCATGCCCAAGGTTCGGAGTGTGCGCACTTTGGGCAGATGATGAAACAGTATGTGTATTTGGAGGAGAAACGAGTTCACCAAATGGTTATGTGGATCGTTCAGAAAGAGTCCTGCTGGATGATTTGTGGATGTTCCATCTTAACCCGTTAAGTACATCAAAGCGTTTAACCCCCACTAACACGCAGTCATCCACCACGTCATTGACTGAAACGGCAGATGACTCGCAGTTGGACAACACAGATAAATCGGATCGCAACGGTGAGGTGAAATTGTCAGGAGTGTGGGTGCAAGACTACTATGAAAGAAACATAGGACCACGCTCCCATTACAGTAGTATATTCATAGCCCAGAGGTGCAAAGAAGCTAATACAGGAGCACCGAGGACGGTGGAGAGACTAATGTTTTTGACAGGTGGATTAACATATCCACCAGGTAATAAGAAGGTGGTGGTGGCCAGTGACAAGCTATACTTTTACTTTTTCAGCCAGAAGAGGTGGTACTCATTAAAGCCGAATTACCCGAGGAACTACATAGGGGAGCCGTTTGAGCCCAGACAACTCCACGTGGCCTGCTTCTTCGAAAAGAAGAACATACTCTTCCCAGGAACAAAGCCCTCAGTACCATGCATCTTCTTCCACGGCGGATTCCACAAAAAGCAGATCCTCTCCGATTCCTGGGTACTTTCCCTGACGGGAGAGGACCTCTTCTTCAAGAACTCGCTCCTCTCCACCGAGACGAACAACAATCCAAAGATGGAGCTCAGAATGTACCCGCCATGGTACTACAGAGAGTCACACTCACCGTCTCTGCTCTGGGGAATGTGCTCAGTACAGAAGTGGGTATTTGGAGCACTGGCACACCTCGTTGACAACTCGCTTAAAGATACAGTGAGCAGCACGAACCTGAGTATAAAGTTCGAGCCATCACCGAAGGGCGAGGAACTGATGCTTTCGGTCCAGGATGACGGGAATGGACTCGATTACAACTCAATGAATAGACTCCTGAAGCTATTTGGCAGGACATATAATAGCTATAACACTTCAGATGACCCAGATTCCAGAGTGGGAAAGGAGGAATATGGTCTAGGATTCAAGCTAGCATACGGGAGGTTGGGAAACAGTGTAGCAGTTATGTCGAGAACACACGACTCGATTGGAATAGGAATGTTATCACTGGACCTTATGTGCCAATGTGAGTCGAGAGAGATGGCAGCCCCAATGTGTATGTGGAAGTTGCCCAGTAAGGAATTGATCAGCAGAGATGGGCCGTGTCTTATAGACCAAAGACATCATCAAAGACTGCTCATGAGTTATTCCCCATTCAACAGTGCGGCACTTCTCGCGGAACAGATTAACGTGTTAGGAGTTAACCCAGGAACAAGGCTACTTTTTTGGCAGCTTAGAGACGACCTAGATTCTCTGGTACTAGAGGACGGAACACTGCTTAGTTCAAATCATACGCATACTTTCGGGAACAGACATGACCAAAATGAAGATGAGACAAATAACGACCACCATGAAGTTGGAAGTGTGGTTTACTTTAAGGATCAGGTGATGGAAGGTGGAGTCGTAATGGACTCAAATAACCCATCAGGAACTAAACCAAAACCAAATGGTATGACGTCACCACCACCAGAACTTGTTTCTGAAGAACCATCGAACAATGTTTCTGATGAACAAAGGAATGAAGTGCATGAGAATGCGGTTGACGGAGATATGAAGGTAGAAGAAAAACCTAAAGAGGAAAAGGATGCTGGATATAACGAACAAGAAGCTGGATTTATTGATAAGTTGGAACAATTGAAAAGTTTGATGGGATATACAGGAGCATGGTATGAAGCATTCCCACTTTGGAAGACAGCAAAGTATTCAATTGACTACTGCCTCCCAGTATACCTGTACTGGCTACATTTACACTCCTCTTGCACACTCTCAGTACAAGATGTTCAACTAAAGCCAAACCCAGTACATGACCACCTCTTTGAAGGAAGTAAATCCGTGGATTTGGACGATATCGATCTACCATCACGAATGGAAGCACTAGCACAACTAAATCAGAGCACTACAGACGTTGATAATGATCTAGATAGAAATCAAAACGGAGAAAATTTCAAACGTGTTCGAGAACCGTTTAGTAGTGCTCAGGAGGAAGAAGAGGCAGTTAACGCCAAAGTAACCAAGTTCAACAACGCAGTTGATGTTGAACAAAACTCTTCACAAagtgataataatatggatAAACTTAACCAAAAGAAGAAGGAACCACAATGCTTGGGAACAATGGCAATGCAAAACGCACAAAATAAGGAACAACACGGGAAAGATATGTCAGTTGAAGAGTGCTTCCTTGACATGCATAACCACTTGTTGGGAACAAACGTGTTAGGTGAAATCAACAGTGCATCAGGTTTATCAATGGACTCCTACAGTTGCGGAAAGAACACATGCGGATACTGCGGAGTCTCGCCAATAGGAAGGTCTCTCTCAGGAGGTGAGACTCTTTACTCCTTTCTCAGAGCTAAACTTCACAAGTCTGTACAACTGCCATTTCTATTCCACCCGGAAGATCATGCGCAAGGCGCCTTTGCACTCATTGGCTTTCTAAACTACCCAACCAATTCAATGTACCACTCATCTTCAAGCGAATTCAGCTTTGACAAGGCCTCAAATTCCAGCGTGTCCTCAAATTTCGGACCACTTACCTCTCCAGTAAAGAAACCACTAGCACCAACCTCATTTGTCATCACAGAGCCGCCAGATCCTCAGCAATCAGCAGTGCCAATTACCTCAAGCCCAACCAAATCAAGAAAAGGTAAAGGACCTCGAGGAAAGGGTGCAAGCCAGTTGCAACCAGGTTCTACACCACAAACACCCTTGCCTAAGACGACACAAGTGATATACAGCGGAAGCATGTCCTCTGAAAACTTAGTACAATTGTCATCATCCGAGATGGAAGCAAAGAAAAAGGAATCAAAGTACAAAACAGGGCATCCGATGTTTTTAGGAGTGGGTGCAGGACCACAACACTACTCGTCTGAAAGGTCATCTTCTAACATGTTTTTGGGAAACCAAATGCCCAGAATGCAGCCAGAAGATCGAGTTTGTGAAGCAGGAGTACTCCTGTACTATAAAGGAAGACTGATACGCAGACTTGAAGGTAACTTCCCAGCAGCAATGGATGAACTGGAGAGCGCAAAACTGCCTCCAAAAGCAAGTCTTTTTAGAGGAAACATGTATAGATTTGCACTAACGGCCATTATAAACGTGCCGAACTGGCTAGTACCATCAATAACTAAGCAGGAGTTTATCCACGAAAACAACCGGGTGTTCCTTACCTTTAAGGCTAAGCTCATCAGATTACTCTCGGAGTACTGCAAGGTTTGCATGGATGAGCATAAGAGACATAGCTGGTACCTGGAAAAACTCAAACAAATCGTCGACTACGATATGGCCAACCAGACGACTTTGAACAATTACATGAACAGGCAGGATGAAGTTGAGGGTTTGGATGACGAGGTCGTGCCCTCTTGGAAACTCGCAAACACCGAGTCCAGCCAGGAAATCACAACCCGTGAGGAGTCTCTCAACGAGGAAGTCGCTGTTCCCAACGACGACGAAGTCAACATGTCCTCCAAGAACttgaatttaaatcatcTCTCCGCCGTAACTACTTGA
- a CDS encoding smc protein, putative has product MDESPSQTTQTKSSPNPLKFKEHVRTIGAEFRETEGPIRRLIIHKVVLNNFKSYGGVTTIGPFHKRFTSIVGPNGSGKSNVIDAMLFVFGFRAKQIRFDKLSELIHNSKYYLNKNNGKPLQSMKVSIHFIEILDYDPDVDDYEVIEGSEMVISREVSSDNTSKYRLNGTVCTQKQISNALKSFGMDLYNNRFLILQGEVEQISQMKPKATKPDEEGLLEYLEDIIGTNQYLEQINQALEKYEELQEQYQIHFNRTMVTQNEIQDMLQGKEEAEEYLSKENLYHKYNYMLTKHELMDLQTDMDKLTEELNSIKGELKSHNEGISTVVDQKNEISKNLKKLETEINKFSTKHREYGEEFKKLCNRDEDLRMQLLHEVKKVEEKTKLIKTLTSKIPELEKQSKNKLEESDQLKKKIPNLEQELERAEKEFDEVRKSLASESEKLMQNLQLYEKNLAPVQEKYDKVKNELESIETNLQLIEKTTEEEETRKLTLETDFSSTQITLQANKDNLKNISEKINECSQKLQRIMTDLSSLENKITETNSKLINTKVSYESKRNEAGQNKFHNTIHDFVKKLSKTNKGIYGTFGDLVRVEDKFEKSFLAICGPFLEFFVVENPEVGTRIFTQLRQNNLGKVSCIALSVISTNPNTDSGQQYGKYGYLSKYVFPNQKDENYEKIVKCINYYTRDVLVVQNLDEADEVSRKTNKRVVTIEGEVIEKDGRITGGGLEKTLKKFKQSKKGPSSEQSDDINAIFHKMESYEMELKALKERHSGLSMEKDKNELHLRELNFTLDATKRKISSDESYLKDLESSLKSLKSTIQDQDNENQIKQLKKSLRETQNRKESTYEELVKKQNEVDKCLKELENVGGGSLTASKSKVSACEKNLSKLRKQIEDSREQYAVLAGESQKYSRDLTRLDSDIQQHKTREKNLENQLDQLEEEASKINECLIEVNNKLNELKSSHNELTESMKKMAAQIKEHDILVIDLRHKQENCEKSLSLLKNTQKQKNEKMNESKKLFYNSLKSLKTSTRSTELYISTMKLDTLSIHSNRCSKTDDDLVPKDSNLNHSESSELNGQTELNDLNRTTESSELNGEAELNGVNGINGISEGKDLVKNEKVDDIEDLIEDVGVLNKKVQSLKVQLNTVPNLSIIDSFVEKVNDFSNKKKNLLDIQNQRDEAKLLHENLSFKRKSEFLFNFEIIANKLKEIYQMITLGGDAELELVDSTEPFTEGVLFSVRPVKKSWKQIYNLSGGEKTLSSLALVFALHHYKPNPVYFMDEIDAALDFRNVSIIAQSIKERTKDAQFIIISLRNQMFEMCNKMVGIYKTFDVTKSIAINPQTLTNQYTEENSQS; this is encoded by the exons ATGGATGAATCACCATCGCAAACAACTCAAACAAAGAGTTCACCAAACCCTTTAAAGTTCAAAGAGCATGTCAGAACAATAGGAGCAGAGTTTAGGGAAACAGAAGGACCAATACGAagattaataatacataaAGTAGTATTGAACAACTTTAAGAGTTATGGAGGAGTCACAACCATAGGACCATTTCACAAAAGATTTACATCAATTGTAGGACCGAATGGGTCAGGGAAAAGCAATGTAATAGATGCAATGTTATTTGTATTTGGGTTTAGAGCTAAACAAATAAGATTTGATAAGCTGTCGGAGTTGATCCATAACTCAAAGTActatttgaataaaaataacgGGAAACCCTTGCAATCAATGAAAGTCTCAATACACTTTATAGAAATTCTAGATTATGACCCCGACGTCGATGATTATGAAGTAATAGAGGGGAGTGAAATGGTTATTTCCAGAGAAGTTTCTTCTGACAACACCTCCAAATACAGGTTAAATGGAACAGTTTGCACACAAAAACAAATATCAAACGCTTTGAAAAGTTTTGGAATGGATTTGTACAATAATAGATTCTTGATATTACAAGGAGAAGTGGAACAGATTTCTCAAATGAAGCCGAAAGCCACTAAACCAGACGAGGAAGGGTTGCTTGAATATTTAGAGGATATTATCGGAACAAATCAGTACTTGGAACAAATCAATCAGGCCTTGGAGAAATATGAAGAGTTACAGGAGCAGTACCAGattcattttaatagaACAATGGTTACGCAAAATGAAATTCAGGATATGCTCCAGGGTAAGGAGGAAGCAGAAGAGTATTTATCAAAAGAAAATTTGTACCataaatataactatatGTTGACCAAGCATGAGTTGATGGACTTACAAACAGATATGGACAAGTTGACAGAAGAATTGAATTCAATTAAAGGAGAGTTAAAATCCCACAATGAAGGCATTTCTACAGTAGTGGACcaaaaaaatgaaatttcGAAGAACTTGAAAAAATTGGAGACAGAGATTAATAAGTTTAGTACAAAGCACCGAGAATACGGAGAAGAGTTCAAAAAGCTGTGCAATAGAGACGAGGATTTAAGAATGCAATTGCTACACGAAGTTAAAAAGGTCGAGGAAAAGACCAAGCTGATCAAAACACTAACATCAAAGATCCCAGAACTAGAAAAACaatcaaaaaataaattagaagaaTCAGACCAACTAAAGAAGAAGATACCAAACCTTGAACAAGAATTAGAAAGGGCAGAGAAGGAGTTTGATGAGGTGAGAAAATCCTTGGCGTCGGAAAGTGAAAAATTGATGCAAAATTTGCAACTATATGAAAAGAACCTAGCACCAGTTCAGGAAAAATACGATaaagtaaaaaatgaattgGAGTCAATAGAAACTAATTTACAGCTTATTGAGAAGACAACTGAAGAGGAGGAAACCCGTAAACTAACGCTAGAAACAGATTTCAGTAGCACTCAAATAACACTCCAAGCAAACAAGGATAACCTTAAAAACATATCGGAAAAGATTAACGAATGCAGCCAAAAGTTACAGAGAATAATGACTGACCTTTCATCACTGGAGAACAAGATCACAGAAACCAACTCTAAACTAATCAACACCAAAGTATCGTATGAAAGTAAACGTAACGAGGCTGGGCAGAACAAATTCCACAACACAATACACGATTTCGTCAAAAAATTATCCAAAACAAATAAAGGAATTTACGGCACGTTCGGTGATCTGGTTCGAGTCGAGGATAAGTTCGAGAAATCTTTCCTGGCGATCTGTGGCCCTTTTTTGGAGTTTTTTGTGGTAGAGAATCCAGAAGTGGGCACTAGGATATTTACTCAACTCAGGCAAAACAACCTCGGAAAGGTATCCTGCATAGCCTTGTCAGTTATTTCAACCAATCCCAACACTGACTCAGGCCAACAATACGGAAAATACGGCTATCTAAGCAAGTATGTGTTCCCAAACCAAAAGGatgaaaattatgaaaagaTAGTGAAGTGCATTAACTATTACACTAGGGATGTTTTGGTGGTTCAAAACCTAGATGAGGCAGACGAGGTTTCGAGAAAAACGAATAAGAGAGTGGTCACAATTGAGGGGGAAGTCATAGAAAAAGACGGTCGTATAACTGGGGGAGGGTTAGaaaaaactttaaaaaaGTTCAAACAAAGTAAAAAGG GGCCTAGTTCTGAGCAAAGTGACGACATCAACGCCATATTCCACAAGATGGAGTCTTACGAAATGGAGTTAAAGGCTCTTAAAGAAAGGCACTCTGGGCTTTCAATGGAGAAGGATAAGAACGAACTTCATTTAAGGGAATTAAACTTCACCCTAGACGCCACTAAAAGGAAGATCAGTTCAGACGAGAGTTACCTGAAGGATTTAGAATCTTCTCTTAAATCGCTTAAGAGTACAATTCAAGACCAGGATAACGAAAATCAGATAAAACAACTAAAGAAGAGTCTCCGAGAAACACAGAATAGAAAAGAGTCAACTTACGAAGAACTGGTAAAAAAGCAGAATGAAGTGGATAAATGCCTGAAGGAATTAGAAAATGTAGGAGGAGGTTCATTGACAGCTTCCAAGTCAAAGGTTTCAGCCTGTGAAAAAAACTTGTCGAAACTCAGAAAACAAATTGAAGATTCCAGAGAGCAATATGCAGTTTTGGCTGGAGAATCCCAAAAGTATTCGAGAGATTTAACAAGGCTCGACTCTGACATTCAGCAGCACAAAACTAGAGAAAAAAACCTCGAGAACCAACTTGACCAGCTCGAGGAAGAAGCTTCCAAAATAAACGAATGTCTTATTGAAGTAAACAACAAGTTAAATGAGCTAAAGTCGAGTCACAACGAGCTTACTGAGTCGATGAAGAAAATGGCCGCCCAAATTAAAGAGCATGATATTCTCGTGATTGATCTCAGGCATAAGCAGGAAAACTGTGAAAAGTCCCTATCTCTATTGAAGAACACACAGAAGCAGAAGAATGAAAAGATGAACGAATCTAAGAAACTCTTCTATAATTCcctaaaatcattaaagACAAGTACCAGATCCACTGAATTGTACATTAGCACGATGAAATTGGACACTTTATCCATACACAGCAATAGGTGCTCTAAAACTGACGATGATCTTGTTCCAAAagattcaaatttaaaccATTCTGAATCCTCTGAACTAAATGGTCAAACTGAATTAAATGACCTAAACAGGACAACTGAATCGTCTGAACTCAACGGAGAAGCTGAATTAAATGGAGTAAATGGAATTAATGGAATTTCTGAAGGTAAGGATTTGGTGAAGAACGAGAAAGTGGATGATATAGAAGACCTAATTGAAGATGTTGGAGTGCTGAATAAGAAGGTACAATCACTGAAAGTTCAACTAAACACGGTGCCCAATTTGTCAATAATTGACTCTTTTGTTGAAAAGGTGAACGACTTTTCCAATAAGAAGAAAAATCTGCTAGATATTCAGAACCAGAGAGATGAAGCGAAACTGTTGCACGAAAACCTATCCTTTAAAAGGAAGTCTGAATTTCTGTTCAACTTTGAAATCATAGCCAACAAACTAAAGGAAATATACCAG ATGATTACACTTGGAGGTGATGCTGAATTAGAGCTGGTCGATTCTACAGAACCCTTTACAGAAGGAGTCCTGTTCTCAGTCAGGCCAGTAAAGAAAAGTTGGAAGCAAATTTATAACTTATCAG GAGGAGAGAAAACGCTAAGTTCACTTGCTCTAGTATTTGCGCTTCACCACTACAAACCAAACCCTGTGTATTTTATGGACGAGATCGACGCAGCCCTGGACTTCAGAAACGTCTCAATCATAGCCCAAAGCATTAAGGAGAGGACTAAGGACGCACAGTTCATTATCATCTCACTGAGAAACCAAATGTTTGAAATGTGTAACAAAATGGTGGGAATCTACAAAACTTTCGATGTTACCAAGTCCATAGCAATTAACCCACAAACACTTACCAACCAGTATACCGAGGAAAACTCTCaatcataa